The DNA sequence CGACATCGCCAAGGGCGTCGATCGCACCTCGCCCGAGAGTCAGGGTGCCGGTGACCAGGGTCTCATGTTCGGCTACGCGACCAACGAGACCGACGTCCTGATGCCCGCCCCGATCACCTTCGCCCATCGCCTGGTTGAACGGCAGGCGGAGATGCGAAAGACACACGTGCTCCCCTGGCTTCGACCTGACGCAAAGAGCCAGATCACGTTTCGCTATGAGGACGGCTCAATCTCCGGGATCGACGCTGTCGTCCTGTCGACACAGCATGACCCGGACATCGAATACGGGCACCTTCGCGAAGCGGTGATGGAGAACATCATTCAACCGGTGTTACCCTCCGAGTGGACCAATTCCGACACGAAGTACCATATCAACCCGACCGGCAGCTTCGTCATCGGTGGGCCGGTGGGCGACTGCGGACTCACCGGGCGTAAGATCATCGTGGACACCTATGGCGGCGCAGCGCGGCATGGTGGGGGGGCATTCTCCGGCAAGGACCCGTCCAAGGTGGACCGTTCCGCGGCCTACGCGGCGCGCCACGTCGCCAAGAACGTCGTCGCCGCCGGACTGGCGGACCGATGCGAGATACAGATTTCCTATGCAATCGGCGTGGCCGAGCCTACGTCCATCTCCGTTGAAACATTCGGGACCGGCAAGATCGCCGATGAAAGGATCGTCGCCCTGATCCGGGAGCATTTCGACCTCAGGCCCTACGGGCTGATCCGGATGCTGGACCTAATCCGGCCGATCTACCAGAAAAGTGCTGCCTACGGCCACTTCGGTAGAGAGGAGGTGGAATTCACTTGGGAACGTACCGACAAGGCCGCGGAGCTTCGTGACGGCGCAGGCCTTGGCGCCCAGGTCCAACTCGCCGGATCCTGAAGAAATTACGAGAAGGGGAACATGACCACACAGACAGTAGAGAATCTCCGGCCCGACTATCACGTCGCTGACCTCGAACTTGCCGGCTGGGGCCGCAAGGAAATCGCCATCGCCGAGACCGAGATGCCCGGGCTGATGGCCCTGCGGGAGAAGTACGGCGCGGAAAAACCCCTGAAGGGGGCACGCATCGCGGGCAGCCTGCACATGACCATCCAGACCGCGGTGCTGATAGAGACACTGGTCGAACTCGGTGCGGAGGTGCGCTGGGCTTCCTGCAATATCTTCTCGACCCAGGACCATGCGGCGGCCGCCATCGCTCGCGATGGCGTGCCGGTCTTCGCCTATAAGGGCGAGAGCCTGGCGGAGTACTGGGACTTCACCCACCGGATCATGGAGTGGGGCGACGGTGGAACGCCCAACATGATCCTGGACGACGGTGGCGACGCGACGCTGCTGGTGACGCTGGGTGCAAAGGCCGAGACGGACCCCTCGGTGCTGGACAAACCCGAAAGCGACGAAGAAACCGTCCTGTACGCCGCGATCCGCTCCCGCCTGGCCTCCCACCCGGGATGGTACTCGGCCATCAAGAAGAACATTCGCGGGGTAACGGAGGAGACCACCACGGGTGTCCACCGCCTGTATCAGATGGAGGGGGAGGGTGAACTGCCCTTCCCGGCGATCAACGTGAACGATTCGGTGACCAAGTCCAAGTTCGACAACCTCTACGGTTGCAGGGAGTCACTGGTCGACGGAATCAAGCGCGCCACGGACGTCATGATGGCGGGCAAGATCGCCGTGGTCTGCGGTTACGGAGACGTGGGCAAGGGCTGCTGCCAGTCGCTTCGGGGCCTGGGATGCACGGTCTGGGTGACGGAGATCGATCCCATCTGCGCCCTGCAGGCGGCCATGGAAGGTTACCGGGTGGTCACGATGGAAGACGCCGCCGACAAGGCCGACATCTTCGTGACGGCGACCGGAAACTATCACGTCATCACGCATGACCACATGGCGGCCATGAAGAATCAGGCAATCGTCTGCAATATCGGCCACTTCGACAACGAGATCGATGTCGCTGGGGTCAGCAAATACCAGTGGGAAAACATCAAACCTCAGGTTGACCACATCATTTTCCCGAACGGGAAGCGCATCATCCTGCTGGCCGAGGGACGACTCGTGAACCTCGGCTGCGCCACCGGCCACCCGAGTTTCGTCATGTCCAATTCCTTTACGAATCAGGTGCTGGCGCAAGTGGAGCTCTGGTGCAAGCCC is a window from the Gammaproteobacteria bacterium genome containing:
- the ahcY gene encoding adenosylhomocysteinase, whose translation is MTTQTVENLRPDYHVADLELAGWGRKEIAIAETEMPGLMALREKYGAEKPLKGARIAGSLHMTIQTAVLIETLVELGAEVRWASCNIFSTQDHAAAAIARDGVPVFAYKGESLAEYWDFTHRIMEWGDGGTPNMILDDGGDATLLVTLGAKAETDPSVLDKPESDEETVLYAAIRSRLASHPGWYSAIKKNIRGVTEETTTGVHRLYQMEGEGELPFPAINVNDSVTKSKFDNLYGCRESLVDGIKRATDVMMAGKIAVVCGYGDVGKGCCQSLRGLGCTVWVTEIDPICALQAAMEGYRVVTMEDAADKADIFVTATGNYHVITHDHMAAMKNQAIVCNIGHFDNEIDVAGVSKYQWENIKPQVDHIIFPNGKRIILLAEGRLVNLGCATGHPSFVMSNSFTNQVLAQVELWCKPEEYEKRVYVLPKQLDEEVARLHLDKIGATMTTLTPKQAEYIGVQQDGPYKPDYYRY
- the metK gene encoding methionine adenosyltransferase; the encoded protein is MSDNYLFTSESVSEGHPDKIADQISDAVLDAILEKDPDPETARVACETMVKTGAVIVAGEITTEAWINLDELVRKIVCDIGYTSSDVGFDGSTCAVISLIGKQSSDIAKGVDRTSPESQGAGDQGLMFGYATNETDVLMPAPITFAHRLVERQAEMRKTHVLPWLRPDAKSQITFRYEDGSISGIDAVVLSTQHDPDIEYGHLREAVMENIIQPVLPSEWTNSDTKYHINPTGSFVIGGPVGDCGLTGRKIIVDTYGGAARHGGGAFSGKDPSKVDRSAAYAARHVAKNVVAAGLADRCEIQISYAIGVAEPTSISVETFGTGKIADERIVALIREHFDLRPYGLIRMLDLIRPIYQKSAAYGHFGREEVEFTWERTDKAAELRDGAGLGAQVQLAGS